Proteins encoded within one genomic window of Dehalococcoidia bacterium:
- a CDS encoding sigma-70 family RNA polymerase sigma factor, whose product MEQIQTGVHDSPDVLASAGEEELVDAARSLREDAWAEIYRRHAEQVYSYIFFRLGDQHAAEDLSADVFVKAISGIKGYTYRGTPLLAWLYRIAHNVTADYRKSATRRMQHHSADLAENIEEREDAISLLHERSDMLSAIRGLTEDQQQVIILRFYQGMSNADVGRVMARPEGAVKALQSRALRSLRRILDEDARHTA is encoded by the coding sequence ATGGAGCAGATACAGACGGGCGTACATGACAGCCCGGATGTGCTCGCGAGCGCTGGAGAAGAAGAGCTTGTCGATGCGGCGCGTTCGCTGCGCGAAGATGCATGGGCCGAGATTTACCGGCGCCACGCCGAGCAGGTGTACTCGTACATCTTCTTCCGCTTGGGTGACCAGCACGCTGCCGAAGACCTCAGCGCGGATGTCTTCGTCAAGGCCATCAGCGGGATCAAGGGTTATACATACCGGGGGACGCCGCTTCTCGCCTGGCTGTACCGTATCGCGCACAACGTCACGGCCGACTACCGCAAGTCCGCAACGCGGAGGATGCAGCATCACTCCGCCGATCTCGCGGAAAACATCGAAGAGCGCGAAGACGCGATCAGCCTTCTGCACGAGCGTAGCGACATGTTGAGCGCGATTCGGGGGCTCACAGAGGACCAGCAGCAGGTGATCATCCTGCGTTTCTACCAGGGGATGAGCAACGCCGACGTGGGACGCGTCATGGCCAGGCCGGAAGGCGCCGTGAAGGCGCTCCAGTCACGCGCGCTTCGGTCGCTGCGGCGGATCCTCGACGAAGATGCGAGGCATACAGCATGA
- a CDS encoding MFS transporter, which produces MPRGAGYRALLSFRSYRLYFASSTLGAFASAVQFLAQGWLMVEIGPAAWTLTVFLVVRIGVKSLLAVPAGLLADRIPRSTLYAWMRVASGVASIVTALALVSPAPLAVAIAGAVIAAAAHAIDLPAHRALMGQVQPDEYLERGLAFGTGGFHIASLLAPIAALPLAAAFGAPLPLVLSGAMFAASAVPAFLIPPTRCARDSSRATHDVSAALRFLAQTPIVVALSLAITLPSVIDKAVVVMLPSHSGDQHAQTMGFVLAAPELGAIAIGFLLAAVRWQFAPWITLVSAAAYATGIATASFAGVAVGIEAIAVALFLAGCAKTTLITSALAGLQRHVPDHMRGRIMTI; this is translated from the coding sequence GTGCCTCGCGGGGCGGGGTACCGCGCGCTTCTCTCGTTCCGCTCGTATCGTCTGTACTTCGCCTCCAGCACGCTGGGCGCTTTCGCGTCTGCGGTGCAATTCCTGGCGCAAGGCTGGTTGATGGTCGAGATCGGCCCCGCGGCGTGGACGCTGACGGTGTTCCTGGTCGTCCGCATTGGAGTGAAGTCCCTCTTAGCGGTGCCGGCCGGACTGCTCGCTGACCGGATACCCCGCTCGACGCTCTACGCCTGGATGCGCGTGGCATCGGGCGTTGCGTCGATCGTAACAGCGCTCGCGCTCGTTTCGCCGGCACCGCTGGCCGTAGCCATAGCGGGCGCCGTGATCGCCGCCGCCGCGCACGCGATCGATCTTCCCGCGCACCGCGCGCTCATGGGCCAGGTCCAACCGGACGAATACCTGGAGCGAGGGCTGGCATTCGGCACGGGCGGCTTCCACATCGCATCCCTGCTCGCGCCGATCGCCGCATTGCCGCTCGCCGCCGCGTTCGGCGCACCGTTGCCGCTGGTGTTGTCGGGCGCGATGTTCGCGGCCTCCGCGGTCCCCGCATTCCTGATTCCGCCCACCCGTTGCGCACGCGATTCCTCCCGCGCGACGCACGACGTGTCGGCCGCGCTCCGCTTCCTCGCGCAGACTCCGATCGTCGTAGCGCTGTCACTGGCGATCACGTTGCCCTCGGTCATCGACAAGGCAGTGGTGGTCATGTTGCCGTCGCACTCCGGCGACCAGCACGCACAGACGATGGGCTTCGTGCTTGCCGCGCCGGAGCTGGGCGCAATCGCGATCGGATTCCTGCTTGCAGCCGTACGATGGCAATTCGCGCCGTGGATCACGCTGGTGAGCGCCGCTGCCTACGCGACGGGCATCGCGACGGCGTCATTCGCGGGCGTAGCGGTGGGGATTGAAGCAATAGCGGTGGCGCTGTTCTTAGCCGGCTGCGCCAAGACGACGCTGATCACCAGCGCGCTCGCGGGCCTGCAGCGGCACGTGCCGGACCACATGCGCGGCCGCATCATGACGATCTAG
- a CDS encoding alpha/beta fold hydrolase, with the protein MQSRLFLLALLFSLAATFGACGDSVTSEPSPEVVATAEAEAREITITAPASTTPTTDEPEDPLVLEGRVFGSGDVGVILSHMRLDEQTAWYPFAQRLADTGDYTVMTFDFRGFGESTGDKQFDRIDTDLRAAYDYMRDQLDIDKVFFVGSSMGGTASLVVGARVPVAGVVSISAPGQFPPIDAEMTVEDITAPKLFITSEDDVPQARTQETFWELAREPKQQHIYEGDAHGTAIFAGPHGKDLERRIIDFLVSN; encoded by the coding sequence ATGCAATCCCGTCTCTTCTTGCTGGCACTCCTGTTCTCACTCGCGGCGACATTCGGCGCATGCGGCGATTCCGTGACGAGCGAGCCTTCGCCGGAAGTCGTCGCTACTGCGGAGGCCGAGGCACGCGAGATCACGATCACCGCACCTGCGAGCACGACGCCGACCACCGATGAGCCCGAGGATCCGCTTGTGCTCGAGGGGCGCGTCTTCGGCTCGGGCGATGTCGGCGTCATTCTCTCGCACATGCGCCTCGATGAACAGACGGCGTGGTATCCATTCGCGCAGCGACTCGCTGACACGGGCGATTACACCGTCATGACGTTCGACTTTCGCGGCTTCGGCGAATCGACCGGCGACAAGCAGTTCGACCGCATCGACACAGACCTGCGGGCGGCGTACGACTACATGCGGGATCAACTTGACATCGACAAGGTGTTTTTCGTCGGGTCGAGCATGGGCGGTACCGCATCGCTGGTGGTCGGCGCACGCGTGCCCGTGGCGGGAGTGGTCTCGATCTCGGCGCCGGGCCAGTTCCCGCCGATCGACGCTGAGATGACCGTGGAGGATATCACCGCCCCGAAACTGTTCATCACAAGCGAGGACGACGTCCCGCAAGCGCGCACCCAAGAGACCTTCTGGGAACTGGCGCGTGAGCCAAAGCAACAGCACATCTACGAGGGAGATGCGCACGGCACAGCGATCTTCGCGGGCCCGCACGGCAAGGACCTCGAGCGGCGTATCATCGACTTCCTCGTTTCCAACTGA
- a CDS encoding argininosuccinate synthase produces MAKNVVLAYSGGLDTSVAIRWLQEERGFDVIALTIDLGNEKDLRTVEARALKIGAAKALVRDGKQPFIDYFAFPALMAGAVYEGQYLLATAIGRPLIAKMLVDVAREEGAQAIAHGCTGKGNDQVRFDVATQSLAPDLEIIAPVREHRMSREEQIEWAAARDVPVPVTKQSSYSTDENLWGRSIEAGVLEDPWTAPPEDVYTWTRSPAVSPDTPREVEIGFAHGRPVSLDGQEMDGVTLVQTLNSCAGEHGVGRTDMVEDRLIGIKSREVYEAPAAWTLHNAHEALEQLTLSKHQLRVKQSLRQEYADLIYNGLWFTAHHQDLAAYVQSTQRHVTGAIRMRLFKGQAVAVGKKSPRSLYSYALATYDRGDQYDQGSAVGFIKIWGLPVSQQARAQLLAEGSEPFQLGTGPEQQPGT; encoded by the coding sequence ATGGCCAAGAACGTCGTGCTCGCCTATTCGGGCGGGCTGGACACGTCCGTCGCGATCCGGTGGCTGCAAGAAGAGCGCGGGTTCGACGTTATCGCCCTGACGATCGACCTCGGCAACGAGAAGGATCTGCGGACCGTGGAGGCGCGCGCGTTGAAGATCGGCGCCGCCAAGGCGCTGGTGCGCGACGGCAAGCAGCCATTCATCGACTACTTTGCGTTTCCGGCGCTGATGGCGGGCGCCGTCTATGAAGGGCAGTACCTGCTCGCGACCGCGATCGGCCGGCCGCTGATCGCCAAGATGCTCGTCGATGTGGCGCGCGAAGAGGGCGCGCAGGCGATCGCGCACGGCTGCACCGGCAAGGGCAACGACCAGGTGCGCTTCGACGTTGCCACCCAGTCGCTGGCGCCTGATCTCGAGATCATCGCGCCGGTGCGCGAACACCGCATGAGCCGCGAAGAGCAGATCGAGTGGGCGGCGGCACGCGACGTACCGGTCCCCGTGACGAAACAAAGCTCCTACAGCACCGACGAAAACCTCTGGGGACGCAGTATCGAAGCGGGCGTCCTCGAAGATCCGTGGACGGCGCCACCAGAGGATGTTTACACGTGGACGCGGTCACCGGCGGTCTCACCCGATACGCCACGTGAGGTGGAGATCGGCTTTGCACACGGCAGGCCGGTGAGCCTCGACGGGCAGGAGATGGACGGAGTGACGCTCGTGCAGACGCTCAATAGTTGCGCAGGGGAACATGGCGTCGGGCGAACCGACATGGTGGAAGACCGCCTCATCGGCATCAAGTCGCGCGAGGTGTATGAGGCGCCGGCGGCGTGGACGCTGCACAACGCGCACGAGGCGCTGGAACAGCTCACGCTCTCAAAACACCAGCTGCGCGTCAAGCAATCCCTGCGGCAGGAGTATGCGGACCTGATCTACAACGGGCTGTGGTTCACCGCGCACCACCAGGATTTGGCCGCGTACGTCCAGAGCACGCAACGCCACGTCACCGGTGCGATCAGGATGCGGCTGTTCAAGGGGCAAGCCGTCGCCGTGGGCAAGAAGTCGCCGCGCAGCCTGTACAGCTACGCCCTCGCGACGTACGACCGGGGCGACCAGTACGATCAGGGAAGCGCAGTCGGGTTCATCAAGATCTGGGGGCTGCCGGTATCACAGCAAGCACGCGCGCAGCTCCTGGCGGAAGGAAGCGAGCCGTTTCAGCTTGGGACGGGACCGGAACAGCAACCCGGCACCTGA
- a CDS encoding HIT domain-containing protein, with translation MSYCVFCEIIARREPARIVHEDDDVVVFWNVLNWVPVMLLAVPKQHILQGDLWCSDIFTKVTKAAVEQGEKHCPRGFRILSNFGPDAMQSQPHGHVHIIGGTFLGEYA, from the coding sequence ATGTCGTACTGCGTCTTCTGCGAGATCATCGCCCGGCGAGAGCCTGCTCGTATCGTCCACGAGGATGATGACGTTGTCGTCTTCTGGAACGTCCTCAACTGGGTGCCCGTCATGCTGCTCGCCGTGCCGAAGCAACATATATTGCAGGGCGATCTCTGGTGCTCCGACATTTTTACGAAGGTCACGAAGGCCGCCGTCGAACAGGGCGAGAAGCACTGCCCGCGCGGCTTCCGCATCCTCAGCAATTTCGGTCCTGATGCGATGCAAAGCCAGCCGCACGGTCACGTCCACATCATCGGCGGGACGTTCCTCGGCGAATACGCGTAG
- a CDS encoding CaiB/BaiF CoA-transferase family protein: MLPLEGIKVLDLSRLAPGPFCSMLLGDMGADVLLIEAPAGGKLAPAIGGGRNQDAEKAAAYNTLSRNKRSIVLNLREDDAREIFYKLAADADVVLEGFRPGVVKRLGVDYETLRQRNERIVYCSLSGFGQTGPYSQLVGHDINYISIGGALGMVGWPDTPPAIPMNIIADFAGGGLHAAFGILTALLARERTGKGQHVDIAMSDGVMYLLASLTGGVLAGGASPARGATILNGSVPHYNVYECADGGWISIGSLEPHFFVNLCKTMGREDFIPHQWDASKREEISEHFRSQFKSKTRDEWFEVLKQTDICAGPVYSLEEALNDPHNLAREMVVEVDHPTLGKVKQLGIGTKLSETPGKVRSTAPLPGQHTDAVLQSIGYDEATTAKLRERGVIG, translated from the coding sequence ATGCTTCCCCTGGAAGGAATCAAGGTCCTGGACCTTTCACGGCTAGCCCCCGGCCCGTTTTGCTCGATGCTGCTCGGCGACATGGGTGCGGACGTGTTGCTCATCGAGGCGCCCGCCGGCGGTAAGCTGGCGCCTGCGATCGGCGGTGGCCGCAACCAGGACGCCGAGAAGGCCGCCGCGTACAACACGCTATCGCGCAACAAGCGGAGCATCGTCCTCAACCTGCGCGAAGACGACGCCCGCGAGATCTTCTACAAGCTTGCCGCGGACGCCGATGTGGTGCTCGAGGGATTCCGGCCGGGCGTCGTGAAACGCCTGGGCGTCGACTACGAGACGCTGCGGCAGCGCAACGAGCGGATCGTCTACTGCTCGCTGTCCGGGTTCGGACAGACGGGACCGTACAGCCAACTCGTCGGGCACGACATTAACTACATCTCGATCGGCGGCGCACTCGGCATGGTCGGCTGGCCCGACACGCCGCCCGCGATCCCGATGAACATCATCGCCGATTTCGCGGGCGGCGGGCTGCACGCCGCCTTCGGCATTCTCACGGCGCTCCTGGCGCGCGAGCGCACGGGCAAGGGGCAACACGTCGATATCGCCATGTCGGACGGCGTGATGTATCTGCTCGCGAGTCTCACGGGGGGCGTGCTTGCCGGCGGCGCTTCGCCGGCGCGCGGCGCCACGATCCTCAACGGCTCCGTGCCCCACTACAACGTATACGAATGCGCGGATGGTGGTTGGATCAGCATCGGCAGCCTGGAGCCGCATTTCTTCGTGAACCTGTGCAAGACGATGGGGCGCGAGGACTTCATCCCGCACCAGTGGGACGCATCGAAGCGCGAGGAGATCTCGGAGCATTTTCGGTCGCAGTTCAAGTCGAAGACGCGAGACGAATGGTTCGAAGTGCTGAAGCAGACGGACATCTGCGCCGGCCCGGTGTATTCGCTGGAAGAGGCGCTGAACGATCCGCACAACCTCGCCCGGGAGATGGTCGTCGAGGTAGACCACCCGACGCTGGGCAAGGTGAAGCAACTCGGCATCGGCACGAAGCTCTCGGAGACGCCCGGCAAGGTCCGATCGACTGCGCCTCTGCCCGGGCAGCATACGGACGCCGTCTTGCAGTCGATCGGCTACGACGAGGCGACGACGGCGAAGCTGCGCGAGCGCGGAGTCATCGGCTAA
- the rph gene encoding ribonuclease PH, producing MTARHDGRRKDELRLVSIEPNFMPQAEGSALVKFGETWVVCTVSMEERVPQFLRGTGSGWVTAEYGMLPRSTNTRSEREAARGRQSGRSQEIQRLIGRALRSVTKLDLLGERNFIVDCDVLKADGGTRTAAITGSCVALAQALDKLVKAGTVAAVPMSGLVAAVSVGVVGVEPVLDLDYVEDSSAEVDFNVVMTEAGAFVEVQGTAEGEPFDRAMMDRLVDLAAGGIRELNGVQRAALTSIGLEL from the coding sequence GTGACCGCGCGACACGATGGCCGCCGCAAGGACGAGCTCCGCCTCGTGAGCATCGAACCGAACTTCATGCCGCAGGCCGAGGGGTCGGCGCTGGTGAAGTTCGGCGAGACGTGGGTCGTTTGCACCGTCAGCATGGAGGAGCGGGTGCCACAATTTCTGCGCGGCACCGGCAGCGGCTGGGTCACCGCCGAATACGGCATGCTCCCGCGCTCGACGAACACACGCTCTGAGCGAGAAGCCGCACGTGGGCGCCAGAGCGGCCGCTCGCAGGAGATCCAGCGGCTCATCGGACGGGCGCTGCGCAGCGTGACCAAGCTGGACCTGCTTGGCGAGCGCAACTTCATCGTCGACTGCGACGTGCTGAAGGCCGATGGCGGGACGCGCACGGCTGCCATCACGGGATCCTGCGTGGCGCTGGCGCAGGCGCTGGACAAACTCGTGAAGGCCGGCACCGTCGCCGCAGTCCCGATGAGCGGGCTCGTCGCGGCGGTCAGCGTCGGGGTTGTAGGCGTCGAGCCCGTGCTGGACCTCGACTACGTCGAGGATTCGTCGGCGGAAGTCGACTTCAACGTCGTCATGACGGAGGCCGGCGCCTTCGTCGAGGTGCAGGGCACGGCGGAAGGCGAGCCGTTCGACCGCGCGATGATGGACCGGCTCGTCGACCTGGCGGCGGGCGGCATCCGCGAGTTGAACGGCGTCCAGCGGGCGGCGCTCACCAGCATCGGCCTCGAGCTATAG
- the mgtE gene encoding magnesium transporter: MEEEAILAPPEIRELVQSGRMGEAAERLAAAHPADAADAIAHLDREEREQIIAVIPRGTLARIVEYLPESASKEIIEAFESQQLAAVLDEVDDDIAVDILHQMPGERAEETLRSMRRAAAIAPLLGHSDETAGGHMTRAFVSLHGGWTAERAIQYMRRVRPDADSAYYLYVVDSDGKLEGIVSLRDLIIANPDAQLGQIMSPDVVSVRDDMDQEQMARLVQRYDLVALPVVDEENRLVGVITVDDVLDVVEEEATEDIYKLAGIGVKARALSPLSESLQRRLPWLAVNGMVALVAAFVVSRFEHTIAEVAALAVFMPVIAGQGGNAGVQTSTIIVRALALEEITISDMVRVLFKEVQLGIVKGMIFGTVIGAIAFAWQQNGTFALIVASAMFLNMIVASVTGVLIPMTLRYGLKLDPATAAGVFDTMITDIMGFLIFLGLATIMLERLT; the protein is encoded by the coding sequence ATGGAAGAGGAAGCAATCCTCGCCCCTCCCGAAATCCGCGAACTCGTCCAATCCGGCCGGATGGGTGAGGCCGCGGAGCGGCTGGCGGCCGCGCACCCCGCCGACGCCGCCGATGCCATCGCGCATCTCGATAGGGAGGAGCGCGAGCAGATCATCGCGGTGATTCCGCGCGGCACGCTCGCTCGCATCGTCGAGTATCTGCCCGAGTCGGCAAGCAAGGAGATCATCGAGGCATTCGAGTCACAGCAACTCGCGGCGGTGCTCGATGAGGTCGACGACGACATCGCCGTCGACATCCTGCATCAGATGCCGGGGGAGCGCGCTGAAGAGACGCTGCGCTCGATGCGGCGGGCCGCCGCGATAGCGCCGCTCCTCGGTCACTCGGACGAGACGGCCGGCGGACACATGACGCGCGCGTTCGTCTCGCTCCACGGCGGCTGGACGGCTGAGCGTGCCATCCAGTACATGCGCCGCGTGCGACCGGACGCCGATTCGGCCTACTACCTGTACGTCGTGGACAGCGACGGGAAACTCGAAGGGATCGTCAGTCTCCGCGACCTGATCATCGCCAACCCTGACGCACAGCTCGGCCAGATCATGTCGCCGGACGTCGTCTCTGTACGGGACGACATGGACCAGGAGCAGATGGCGCGGCTCGTGCAGCGCTATGACCTGGTGGCGCTGCCGGTGGTCGATGAGGAGAACCGCCTCGTCGGCGTGATCACCGTCGATGACGTGTTGGACGTCGTGGAGGAAGAAGCGACCGAGGACATCTACAAGCTCGCGGGCATCGGCGTGAAGGCGCGGGCATTGAGCCCGCTCAGCGAATCGTTGCAGCGGCGATTGCCCTGGCTTGCGGTGAACGGCATGGTGGCGCTAGTCGCCGCGTTCGTCGTCAGCCGGTTCGAGCACACGATCGCGGAGGTCGCTGCGCTGGCGGTGTTCATGCCGGTGATCGCCGGGCAGGGCGGTAACGCGGGCGTGCAGACCTCGACGATCATCGTGCGCGCGCTGGCGCTAGAGGAGATCACCATCAGCGATATGGTGCGGGTGCTGTTCAAGGAAGTGCAGCTTGGCATCGTCAAGGGGATGATCTTCGGCACGGTCATCGGGGCGATCGCGTTCGCCTGGCAGCAGAATGGCACCTTCGCGCTCATCGTGGCATCAGCCATGTTTCTGAACATGATCGTGGCGAGCGTGACGGGCGTGCTGATCCCCATGACGCTGCGCTACGGCCTGAAGCTTGACCCGGCGACCGCGGCCGGCGTCTTCGACACGATGATCACGGATATCATGGGGTTCCTGATCTTCCTGGGCCTCGCGACGATCATGCTCGAGCGCCTCACGTAG
- a CDS encoding DUF1015 domain-containing protein, whose translation MAEVRPFRALRYDPAVADPSRTIAPPYDVISPALQTELYDRDAHNIIRIEYGREQSGDSEAANRYTRAAAELRDWRSKGVLALDPEPAIYVYRQRFEWNSTRYERTAYFGAVRLEEWEAGVVKPHEHTLSHPKADRMNLIRATQAQVSPVYSVFRPRKSDGLWFEHPEHAEIAIDGGGERHLIDRVTDEIAIADFARLIEESDVYIADGHHRYETALAYRDEVRGRSAPWTGDEPENFVLMALTRHSDPGLLVLPTHRLVHLPSLPDDALSRIAARFDTHRVDTADADTLILSLEEAKQETAAFVVAGLPEGAYLLTLRDRGAIEAMMPGDQPHAWKRLDVNVLQYGILQDVFGIDDARLKAGASVSYTQDEREALRSVAAGEAQLAFLLNATPVEQVLAVADAGGRMPQKSTYFHPKLPTGLVVSSLT comes from the coding sequence ATGGCTGAGGTCCGACCCTTCCGCGCCCTTCGTTACGACCCGGCTGTCGCCGATCCATCGCGCACGATCGCCCCGCCGTACGACGTGATCTCGCCCGCGCTCCAGACGGAACTCTACGACCGCGATGCGCACAACATCATTCGCATCGAGTACGGTCGCGAGCAGTCCGGCGACAGCGAGGCCGCGAACAGGTACACACGCGCGGCCGCGGAGCTGCGTGACTGGCGCTCGAAGGGCGTGCTCGCGCTCGATCCGGAGCCGGCGATCTATGTGTACCGACAGCGGTTCGAGTGGAACAGCACTCGCTACGAGCGCACCGCGTACTTCGGCGCCGTGCGGCTGGAGGAGTGGGAGGCTGGCGTCGTCAAGCCGCACGAGCACACGCTCTCGCACCCGAAGGCCGACCGCATGAACCTGATCCGCGCCACGCAGGCGCAGGTCAGCCCCGTGTACAGCGTCTTCCGCCCCAGGAAGTCGGACGGGCTCTGGTTCGAGCATCCCGAACATGCGGAGATCGCGATCGACGGGGGCGGCGAACGTCATCTCATCGACCGCGTCACCGACGAGATCGCGATCGCGGACTTCGCCCGGCTGATCGAGGAGTCGGACGTCTACATCGCGGATGGCCACCACCGCTACGAGACGGCGCTGGCCTATCGAGACGAGGTGCGCGGGCGTAGCGCCCCGTGGACCGGCGACGAACCGGAGAACTTCGTGCTGATGGCCCTGACGCGCCACAGCGACCCCGGCCTGCTCGTGCTACCGACGCACCGTCTGGTGCATCTGCCGTCGTTGCCCGATGATGCACTTTCCCGCATCGCAGCGCGTTTCGATACGCACCGTGTCGATACCGCAGACGCCGATACGCTGATACTGTCGCTGGAGGAAGCGAAACAGGAGACCGCGGCGTTCGTCGTCGCCGGGCTGCCGGAAGGCGCGTACCTGCTGACCCTGCGTGACCGGGGCGCCATTGAGGCGATGATGCCGGGCGACCAACCGCACGCATGGAAGCGGCTCGATGTGAACGTGCTCCAATACGGAATCCTGCAGGACGTATTCGGCATCGACGACGCACGGTTGAAGGCAGGCGCGTCCGTGAGCTACACGCAGGACGAACGCGAGGCGCTGCGGTCCGTAGCGGCTGGCGAAGCGCAACTGGCGTTCCTGCTCAACGCAACGCCCGTCGAACAGGTGTTGGCCGTCGCCGATGCGGGCGGACGCATGCCGCAGAAGTCGACCTACTTCCATCCCAAGCTTCCGACCGGACTTGTTGTGAGCTCTTTGACGTGA